Proteins encoded within one genomic window of Lagenorhynchus albirostris chromosome 9, mLagAlb1.1, whole genome shotgun sequence:
- the NDUFC2 gene encoding NADH dehydrogenase [ubiquinone] 1 subunit C2, with protein sequence MMNGRPGRVPLQFLPNEARSLPPPKLTDPRLFYVGFLGYCSGLIDNAIRRRPVASAGLHRQLLYVTSFIFVGYYLLKRQDCMCALRDHDMFAYEKSHPEDFPEKDKKTYSKILEEFYPVR encoded by the exons ATGATGAACGGCCGGCCGGGCCGAGTGCCCTTACAGTTCCTGCCGAATGAGGCCCGGAGCCTGCCGCCGCCCAAGCTAACCGACCCGCGGCTCTTCTACGTCGGCTTCTTGGGTTACTGCTCCGGCCTGATTGATAACGCGATCCGGCGGCGGCCGGTGGCGTCGGCCG GTTTGCATCGCCAGCTTCTATATGttacttcctttatttttgtcggatattatcttttaaaacgTCAAGACTGTATGTGTGCTCTGAGGGACCATGATATGTTTGCATATGAAAAGTCACATCCAGAGGATTTTCCTGAAAAAG ataagaaaacttacAGTAAAATTCTTGAAGAATTCTATCCAGTGCGTTGA